One window from the genome of Chaetodon trifascialis isolate fChaTrf1 chromosome 20, fChaTrf1.hap1, whole genome shotgun sequence encodes:
- the tpm2 gene encoding tropomyosin beta chain isoform X5, protein MASLASIDGVRRKIQTLQQVAYEAEDRAELLQAEADMERQARERAEAEVASLNRRIQLVEEELDRAQERLATALQKLEEAEKAADESERGMKVIENRATKDEEKMEIQEMQLKEAKHIAEEADRKYEEVARKLVILEGDLERSEERAEVAEAKSGDLEEELKNVTNNLKSLEAQAEKYSQKEDKYEEEIKVLTDKLKEAETRAEFAERSVAKLEKTIDDLEEKLAQAKEENLDMHQVLDQTLLELNNL, encoded by the exons ATGGCGTCTTTAGCATCCATAGACGGCGTGAGAAGGAAAattcaaacactgcagcaagTGGCGTACGAGGCGGAGGACCGAGCCGAGCTGCTGCAGGCGGAGGCGGACATGGAGAGGCAGGCCAGGGAGAGG gcTGAGGCAGAGGTGGCGTCTCTAAACAGGCGTAtccagctggtggaggaggagttggACCGAGCTCAGGAGAGACTGGCTACAGCTCTGCAGAAGCTGGAAGAGGCTGAGAAAGCTGCAGATGAGAGCGAGAG AGGAATGAAGGTCATAGAGaacagagcaacaaaagacGAGGAAAAAATGGAGAtccaggagatgcagctgaaggAGGCCAAACACATTGCTGAGGAGGCCGACCGCAAATATGAAGAG GTTGCTCGTAAACTGGTGATCCTGGAGGGCGATCTGGAGCGATCAGAGGAGCGTGCTGAGGTGGCCGAGGC TAAATCAGGTGACCTTGAGGAAGAGTTGAAAAATGTCACCAACAACTTGAAGTCACTGGAAGCCCAGGCTGAGAAG TACTCACAAAAGGAGGACAAATACGAAGAAGAAATCAAAGTTCTTACTGACAAACTGAAAGAG GCTGAGACCCGTGCAGAGTTTGCAGAGAGGTCTGTGGCCAAGCTGGAGAAGACCATTGATGATTTAGAAG agaaACTGGCTCAAGCCAAGGAAGAGAACCTGGACATGCACCAGGTGTTGGACCAAACCCTTCTGGAGCTCAACAATCTATAG
- the tpm2 gene encoding tropomyosin beta chain isoform X8 codes for MASLASIDGVRRKIQTLQQVAYEAEDRAELLQAEADMERQARERAEAEVASLNRRIQLVEEELDRAQERLATALQKLEEAEKAADESERGMKVIENRATKDEEKMEIQEMQLKEAKHIAEEADRKYEEVARKLVILEGDLERSEERAEVAEARVRELEEELRLMDQNLKSMVCGEEEYSQKEDKYEEEIKVLTDKLKEAETRAEFAERSVAKLEKTIDDLEDEVYAQKLKGKALSEELDLALNDMTTL; via the exons ATGGCGTCTTTAGCATCCATAGACGGCGTGAGAAGGAAAattcaaacactgcagcaagTGGCGTACGAGGCGGAGGACCGAGCCGAGCTGCTGCAGGCGGAGGCGGACATGGAGAGGCAGGCCAGGGAGAGG gcTGAGGCAGAGGTGGCGTCTCTAAACAGGCGTAtccagctggtggaggaggagttggACCGAGCTCAGGAGAGACTGGCTACAGCTCTGCAGAAGCTGGAAGAGGCTGAGAAAGCTGCAGATGAGAGCGAGAG AGGAATGAAGGTCATAGAGaacagagcaacaaaagacGAGGAAAAAATGGAGAtccaggagatgcagctgaaggAGGCCAAACACATTGCTGAGGAGGCCGACCGCAAATATGAAGAG GTTGCTCGTAAACTGGTGATCCTGGAGGGCGATCTGGAGCGATCAGAGGAGCGTGCTGAGGTGGCCGAGGC GCGAgtgagggagctggaggaggagctcagGCTCATGGACCAGAATTTGAAGTCCATGGTGTGCGGAGAGGAAGAG TACTCACAAAAGGAGGACAAATACGAAGAAGAAATCAAAGTTCTTACTGACAAACTGAAAGAG GCTGAGACCCGTGCAGAGTTTGCAGAGAGGTCTGTGGCCAAGCTGGAGAAGACCATTGATGATTTAGAAG ATGAAGTGTATGCTCAGAAGCTGAAGGGCAAGGCTCTCAGTGAGGAGCTGGACCTGGCCCTCAACGACATGACTACCCTGTAG
- the tpm2 gene encoding tropomyosin beta chain isoform X7 gives MASLASIDGVRRKIQTLQQVAYEAEDRAELLQAEADMERQARERAEAEVASLNRRIQLVEEELDRAQERLATALQKLEEAEKAADESERGMKVIENRATKDEEKMEIQEMQLKEAKHIAEEADRKYEEVARKLVILEGDLERSEERAEVAEARVRELEEELRLMDQNLKSMVCGEEEYSQKEDKYEEEIKVLTDKLKEAETRAEFAERSVAKLEKTIDDLEEKLAQAKEENLDMHQVLDQTLLELNNL, from the exons ATGGCGTCTTTAGCATCCATAGACGGCGTGAGAAGGAAAattcaaacactgcagcaagTGGCGTACGAGGCGGAGGACCGAGCCGAGCTGCTGCAGGCGGAGGCGGACATGGAGAGGCAGGCCAGGGAGAGG gcTGAGGCAGAGGTGGCGTCTCTAAACAGGCGTAtccagctggtggaggaggagttggACCGAGCTCAGGAGAGACTGGCTACAGCTCTGCAGAAGCTGGAAGAGGCTGAGAAAGCTGCAGATGAGAGCGAGAG AGGAATGAAGGTCATAGAGaacagagcaacaaaagacGAGGAAAAAATGGAGAtccaggagatgcagctgaaggAGGCCAAACACATTGCTGAGGAGGCCGACCGCAAATATGAAGAG GTTGCTCGTAAACTGGTGATCCTGGAGGGCGATCTGGAGCGATCAGAGGAGCGTGCTGAGGTGGCCGAGGC GCGAgtgagggagctggaggaggagctcagGCTCATGGACCAGAATTTGAAGTCCATGGTGTGCGGAGAGGAAGAG TACTCACAAAAGGAGGACAAATACGAAGAAGAAATCAAAGTTCTTACTGACAAACTGAAAGAG GCTGAGACCCGTGCAGAGTTTGCAGAGAGGTCTGTGGCCAAGCTGGAGAAGACCATTGATGATTTAGAAG agaaACTGGCTCAAGCCAAGGAAGAGAACCTGGACATGCACCAGGTGTTGGACCAAACCCTTCTGGAGCTCAACAATCTATAG
- the tpm2 gene encoding tropomyosin beta chain isoform X6 → MASLASIDGVRRKIQTLQQVAYEAEDRAELLQAEADMERQARERAEAEVASLNRRIQLVEEELDRAQERLATALQKLEEAEKAADESERGMKVIENRATKDEEKMEIQEMQLKEAKHIAEEADRKYEEVARKLVILEGDLERSEERAEVAEAKSGDLEEELKNVTNNLKSLEAQAEKYSQKEDKYEEEIKVLTDKLKEAETRAEFAERSVAKLEKTIDDLEDEVYAQKLKGKALSEELDLALNDMTTL, encoded by the exons ATGGCGTCTTTAGCATCCATAGACGGCGTGAGAAGGAAAattcaaacactgcagcaagTGGCGTACGAGGCGGAGGACCGAGCCGAGCTGCTGCAGGCGGAGGCGGACATGGAGAGGCAGGCCAGGGAGAGG gcTGAGGCAGAGGTGGCGTCTCTAAACAGGCGTAtccagctggtggaggaggagttggACCGAGCTCAGGAGAGACTGGCTACAGCTCTGCAGAAGCTGGAAGAGGCTGAGAAAGCTGCAGATGAGAGCGAGAG AGGAATGAAGGTCATAGAGaacagagcaacaaaagacGAGGAAAAAATGGAGAtccaggagatgcagctgaaggAGGCCAAACACATTGCTGAGGAGGCCGACCGCAAATATGAAGAG GTTGCTCGTAAACTGGTGATCCTGGAGGGCGATCTGGAGCGATCAGAGGAGCGTGCTGAGGTGGCCGAGGC TAAATCAGGTGACCTTGAGGAAGAGTTGAAAAATGTCACCAACAACTTGAAGTCACTGGAAGCCCAGGCTGAGAAG TACTCACAAAAGGAGGACAAATACGAAGAAGAAATCAAAGTTCTTACTGACAAACTGAAAGAG GCTGAGACCCGTGCAGAGTTTGCAGAGAGGTCTGTGGCCAAGCTGGAGAAGACCATTGATGATTTAGAAG ATGAAGTGTATGCTCAGAAGCTGAAGGGCAAGGCTCTCAGTGAGGAGCTGGACCTGGCCCTCAACGACATGACTACCCTGTAG